In one Dreissena polymorpha isolate Duluth1 chromosome 7, UMN_Dpol_1.0, whole genome shotgun sequence genomic region, the following are encoded:
- the LOC127837803 gene encoding short-chain collagen C4-like, which produces MCLVLALCLLLGANALEPQCINYAPNRFEYEHNVLEKLVYLEQFKTDATERIAAQVQQLHTVLGKLLYLEQFKEDASEKISVLEKQLQGPPTHSPLTNSTQSPVTPRSSSTYVHWGMNTCPNVTATTMVYSGQAAGGHHLHTGSGEYICLPNDPEYDKYNQNNDENRSLMYGAEYETHAPITNPPALSDLHDHDVPCSVCLARGKTTLMIPGRTSCYSGWTKEYQGYLMGEYHSYQGKGYVCMDKNAEALNGTDADLNGALLYFVEGRCGNLQCPQYLEGAELACVVCSITI; this is translated from the exons ATGTGTCTAGTACTTGCATTGTGCTTATTACTGGGCGCAAATGCTCTTGAGCCACAGTGTATCAATTATGCGCCAAACCGGTTTGAATACGAGCATAATGTACTTGAAAAACTAGTGTATCTGGAACAGTTTAAAACCGATGCAACAGAAAGGATTGCTGCTCAGGTACAACAACTTCATACTGTACTTGGAAAACTTCTTTATCTGGAACAGTTCAAAGAGGATGCTAGCGAAAAGATTTCTGTCCTTGAAAAACAACTGCAAG GCCCACCAACACACTCTCCGCTGACAAATTCAACACAATCTCCGGTGACACCACGTAGTTCATCAACGTACGTTCACTGGGGTATGAACACGTGTCCGAATGTGACAGCTACGACGATGGTATACAGCGGACAAGCAGCCGGTGGACATCATCTCCACACCGGCTCTGGTGAATACATTTGCTTGCCAAACGATCCAGAGTACGacaaatacaatcaaaacaatGATGAGAATAGATCACTTATGTATGGGGCTGAGTACGAGACACATGCACCAATCACAAATCCTCCAGCTTTAAGCGATCTCCACGATCATGACGTACCGTGCTCTGTTTGTCTTGCACGCGGGAAGACAACGTTGATGATACCTGGCCGTACATCGTGCTACAGCGGCTGGACTAAGGAGTACCAGGGATATCTGATGGGGGAGTACCATTCGTATCAAGGGAAAGGATATGTCTGCATGGACAAAAACGCAGAGGCGCTGAATGGCACCGATGCCGACCTGAATGGAGCATTGCTATACTTTGTCGAAGGTCGGTGTGGTAATTTGCAATGTCCCCAGTATCTCGAGGGAGCAGAACTAGCCTGTGTCGTTTGttcaataacaatataa